The following coding sequences are from one Triticum aestivum cultivar Chinese Spring chromosome 5A, IWGSC CS RefSeq v2.1, whole genome shotgun sequence window:
- the LOC542887 gene encoding alpha-amylase/trypsin inhibitor, which produces MASTRVLHLIALVLAVATAADAATITVVNRCSYTVWPGALPGGGVRLDPGQSWALNMPAGTAGARVWPRTGCTFDGSGRGRCITGDCGGTLACRVSGQQPTTLAEYTLGQGGNKDFFDLSVIDGFNVPMNFEPVGGSCRAARCATDITKECLKELQVPGGCASACGKFGGDTYCCRGQFEHNCPPTNYSKFFKGKCPDAYSYAKDDQTSTFTCPAGTNYQIVLCP; this is translated from the coding sequence ATGGCGTCCACTCGCGTCCTCCACCTCATCGCCCTCGTcctcgccgtcgccaccgccgcaGATGCGGCCACCATCACCGTCGTCAACCGTTGCTCCTACACGGTGTGGCCGGGCGCGCTCCCAGGCGGCGGCGTGCGTCTCGACCCGGGCCAGTCTTGGGCGCTGAACATGCCCGCCGGCACCGCGGGCGCCAGGGTGTGGCCGCGCACCGGGTGCACCTTCGACGGCAGCGGCCGGGGCCGGTGCATCACGGGCGACTGCGGCGGCACGCTGGCCTGCAGGGTGTCCGGCCAGCAGCCCACCACGCTGGCCGAGTACACCCTGGGCCAGGGCGGGAACAAGGACTTCTTCGACCTGTCCGTCATCGACGGGTTCAACGTGCCCATGAACTTCGAGCCCGTCGGCGGTTCGTGCCGCGCTGCGCGCTGCGCCACGGACATCACCAAGGAGTGCCTCAAGGAGCTGCAGGTGCCCGGAGGGTGCGCGAGCGCGTGCGGCAAATTCGGCGGCGACACCTATTGCTGCCGGGGCCAGTTCGAGCACAACTGCCCGCCGACCAACTACTCGAAGTTCTTCAAGGGGAAGTGCCCCGACGCCTACAGCTACGCCAAGGACGACCAGACCAGCACCTTCACATGCCCAGCCGGAACCAACTACCAGATCGTCCTCTGCCCTTAG